A window from Erythrobacter sp. YJ-T3-07 encodes these proteins:
- a CDS encoding acetyl-CoA C-acyltransferase: protein MPQFSEADPIVILSYARTPMGSMKGALADATATDLGATAVKAAVDRSGVPVDKFDRTYMGCVLPAGLGQAPARQASIKAGLPKSVQATTVNKVCGSGMQTVIMGSEALASGTVNYVVAGGMESMTNAPYLLKKHRSGARLGHDTAYDHMFLDGLEDAYEEGRAMGTFAQDTANEYQLTREEMDDYSIESLRRANAAIESGAFADEVVPVTIVTRKGETTVEHDEAPGKGNPDKIPQLRPAFAKDGTITAATSSSISDGAAAVVLSRESVAKENGQTPVAKIVGLAAHAQEPAKFTVAPIGAIEKVLEQTGWSAEDVDLWEVNEAFACVAMFAMRDIGIPHDKINVNGGGTALGHPIGASGTRIIVTLLNALKQQGKKRGIASLCIGGGEATAVAVEMV from the coding sequence TTTTCCGAAGCAGATCCGATCGTCATCCTCTCCTACGCGCGCACCCCGATGGGCAGCATGAAGGGCGCACTGGCCGATGCCACTGCGACCGATCTCGGCGCGACGGCGGTGAAGGCAGCGGTGGATCGCTCGGGCGTGCCGGTGGACAAGTTCGACCGGACCTACATGGGCTGTGTGCTTCCCGCCGGCCTCGGCCAGGCCCCTGCCCGCCAGGCGTCGATCAAGGCCGGCCTGCCCAAATCTGTGCAGGCGACCACGGTGAACAAGGTGTGCGGTAGCGGCATGCAGACCGTCATCATGGGCTCCGAAGCGCTCGCCAGCGGCACCGTGAACTATGTCGTCGCGGGCGGGATGGAGAGCATGACCAATGCGCCCTACCTGCTCAAGAAGCACCGCAGCGGCGCGCGGCTCGGCCATGACACCGCCTATGACCACATGTTCCTCGACGGGTTGGAAGACGCCTACGAGGAAGGCCGCGCGATGGGCACCTTCGCGCAGGACACCGCCAACGAGTACCAGCTGACCCGCGAGGAGATGGACGACTACTCCATCGAATCGCTGCGCCGCGCCAATGCGGCGATCGAAAGCGGTGCCTTTGCCGACGAAGTCGTCCCCGTCACCATCGTCACCCGCAAGGGCGAAACCACGGTCGAGCACGACGAAGCGCCCGGCAAGGGCAATCCGGACAAGATCCCGCAGCTGCGCCCCGCCTTCGCGAAGGATGGGACGATCACCGCTGCCACCTCGTCGAGCATTTCGGATGGTGCGGCCGCCGTGGTCCTGTCGCGTGAGAGCGTCGCCAAGGAAAACGGCCAGACGCCGGTGGCTAAGATCGTCGGCCTTGCGGCCCACGCGCAGGAGCCCGCCAAGTTCACCGTCGCGCCGATCGGTGCGATCGAGAAGGTCCTGGAACAGACGGGCTGGAGCGCGGAAGACGTCGACCTGTGGGAAGTCAACGAAGCCTTCGCCTGCGTCGCGATGTTCGCCATGCGCGACATCGGCATCCCGCACGACAAGATCAACGTGAATGGCGGTGGCACCGCGCTGGGTCACCCCATCGGCGCGAGCGGCACGCGGATCATCGTGACGCTGCTCAACGCGCTCAAGCAGCAGGGCAAGAAGCGCGGCATCGCCTCGCTGTGCATCGGCGGCGGCGAAGCCACTGCGGTTGCCGTGGAAATGGTCTGA
- a CDS encoding D-glycerate dehydrogenase yields the protein MASKPADPARRIQGTPRVIVTRALVPSVQERMAQLFDYRFNESDTPLSREQLIEAMRDCDVLVPTVTDRIDAAMLDAGGDRMRLIASFGAGTDHLDLAAAAKRKITVTNTPSVFTEDTADLAMALIIGVPRRMREGVALVRSGEWSGWAPTAMLGRKLAGKVLGIVGMGRIGQAVAYRAKAFGLDIVYHNRKRQPEAVERMFGATYVDTLGELLETADILTLHCPSNPQSHHMIDRQAIGRMKDGACLINTARGDLVDQEALIEALEAGRLAGAGLDVYPDEPRVDERLIRHPNVMTLPHIGSATREGREDSGHKVIANIRMWADGHRPPDQVLDALI from the coding sequence ATGGCCAGCAAACCCGCAGATCCCGCCCGCCGCATTCAAGGCACCCCCCGCGTCATCGTGACCCGCGCACTGGTCCCATCGGTGCAGGAGCGCATGGCGCAGTTGTTCGACTACCGTTTCAACGAGAGCGATACGCCGCTTTCGCGCGAGCAGCTGATCGAGGCGATGCGCGATTGCGACGTGCTGGTGCCGACCGTGACCGACCGGATCGATGCAGCAATGCTCGACGCGGGCGGAGACCGGATGCGGCTGATCGCCAGCTTCGGCGCAGGAACGGATCATCTCGATCTGGCCGCCGCAGCCAAGCGCAAGATCACCGTCACCAACACGCCGAGCGTGTTTACCGAGGATACCGCCGACCTGGCGATGGCGCTGATCATCGGCGTGCCCCGCCGGATGCGAGAGGGTGTTGCACTGGTCCGCAGTGGCGAGTGGAGCGGCTGGGCGCCGACCGCGATGCTGGGCCGCAAGCTGGCGGGCAAGGTGCTGGGCATCGTCGGCATGGGCCGGATCGGCCAGGCCGTCGCCTACCGCGCAAAGGCCTTCGGGCTCGACATCGTCTATCACAACCGCAAGCGCCAGCCCGAAGCGGTCGAGCGGATGTTCGGCGCGACCTATGTCGATACGCTGGGCGAGCTGCTGGAAACAGCCGACATCCTCACCCTGCACTGCCCTTCCAACCCGCAGAGTCACCACATGATCGACCGGCAGGCGATCGGGCGGATGAAGGATGGTGCCTGCCTGATCAACACCGCGCGCGGCGATCTGGTCGATCAGGAAGCGCTGATCGAGGCGCTGGAAGCCGGGCGGCTCGCTGGCGCGGGGCTGGACGTGTACCCGGACGAACCCCGGGTCGACGAGCGGCTGATCCGGCATCCCAACGTCATGACCCTGCCCCATATCGGCAGCGCCACCCGCGAGGGGCGCGAGGATTCGGGCCACAAGGTGATCGCCAATATCCGCATGTGGGCCGACGGCCACCGTCCGCCCGATCAGGTGCTCGACGCGCTGATCTGA
- a CDS encoding SH3 domain-containing protein, with translation MPRRPFLLATGLALTIATLTATPAGGANRDTPYWATIDVTEANMRVGPSAEYRIEWVYKRKGLPVKVVRVREGWRLVEDPDGDQGWIAARLLSRSRGAIVIGKGLAEMHDSDAAGSAIKWKLEPGVVGRLGDCEENWCEFSVGERSGFVEANRLWGAGEP, from the coding sequence ATGCCGAGACGCCCTTTCCTGCTCGCCACGGGGCTTGCCCTGACCATCGCCACGCTGACCGCGACGCCTGCCGGCGGGGCGAACCGCGACACGCCCTATTGGGCGACGATCGACGTGACCGAGGCGAACATGCGCGTTGGGCCGAGTGCGGAATACCGGATCGAGTGGGTCTACAAGCGCAAGGGCCTGCCGGTGAAGGTGGTGCGCGTGCGCGAGGGCTGGCGGCTGGTCGAGGACCCGGACGGCGATCAGGGCTGGATCGCAGCGCGCCTGCTCAGCCGCTCGCGCGGCGCGATCGTGATCGGCAAGGGCCTGGCCGAGATGCACGATTCGGATGCCGCAGGGTCCGCGATCAAGTGGAAGCTGGAGCCCGGCGTGGTCGGTCGGTTGGGCGACTGCGAGGAAAACTGGTGCGAATTCTCGGTCGGCGAACGCTCCGGCTTCGTAGAAGCGAATCGCCTGTGGGGCGCGGGCGAGCCCTAG